The following are from one region of the Flavobacteriaceae bacterium UJ101 genome:
- the wbpO gene encoding protein CapL (Required for the biosynthesis of type 1 capsular polysaccharide. Belongs to the UDP-glucose/GDP-mannose dehydrogenase family.; KEGG: cnc:CNE_2c00250 UDP-N-acetyl-D-galactosamine dehydrogenase; With NAD(+) or NADP(+) as acceptor), with protein MKKSKAQICVIGLGYVGLPLALEFGKKYRTIGFDINTERVEELSRGEDHTLEADPKELQEVMSYQDNEKGLKFTSELQSISECNVFIVTVPTPINAFKAPDLKPLLSASKMLGSILKKNDLVIYESTVYPGCTEEDCVPVLESESGLKFNKDFYCGYSPERINPGDKVNTLTTIKKVTSGSTEEVATYVDNLYASIIKAGTHKASSIKVAEASKAIENAQRDVNISFVNELALIFDRIGIDTIDVLEAAGTKWNFLKFKPGLVGGHCIGVDPYYLAHKAESLGYHPQVILSGRRVNDNMGMFVANKVVKLLIQNGHTIKGSKSLILGITFKENCPDIRNTKVVDIYSELTQFGVDVDIYDPWANKEEVKEEYGIELVNSIGGKRYSSIIIAVSHKEFLDLDINLLKESKGVVFDTKSFLDRDIVDGRL; from the coding sequence ATGAAAAAATCTAAAGCTCAAATATGTGTAATAGGATTAGGTTATGTAGGCTTACCCTTAGCACTTGAATTTGGAAAAAAATACAGAACAATTGGTTTTGATATAAATACAGAACGAGTTGAAGAATTATCCAGAGGAGAAGATCATACATTAGAAGCTGATCCTAAGGAATTACAAGAGGTAATGTCTTATCAAGATAATGAAAAAGGATTGAAATTCACTTCAGAATTACAATCTATTTCGGAATGTAATGTGTTTATTGTGACAGTCCCTACACCAATTAATGCTTTTAAAGCACCTGATTTGAAACCATTACTGAGTGCTTCGAAAATGTTAGGGAGTATCCTGAAAAAAAATGATTTAGTCATTTATGAATCAACAGTATACCCAGGGTGTACAGAAGAGGATTGTGTTCCTGTTTTAGAAAGTGAATCTGGATTGAAGTTTAATAAAGATTTTTATTGTGGATATTCTCCTGAACGAATTAATCCAGGAGATAAGGTTAATACACTAACTACAATTAAAAAAGTAACTTCAGGATCAACAGAAGAAGTTGCAACTTATGTGGATAATTTATATGCTTCTATTATAAAGGCAGGTACACATAAAGCAAGTAGTATAAAAGTAGCTGAAGCTTCAAAGGCAATTGAAAATGCACAACGTGATGTGAATATTTCTTTTGTAAATGAATTGGCTCTAATATTTGACCGTATTGGAATTGATACAATTGATGTTTTAGAAGCTGCTGGAACAAAATGGAATTTCTTAAAGTTTAAACCAGGATTAGTAGGAGGTCATTGTATAGGAGTAGATCCTTATTATTTAGCTCATAAAGCCGAGTCACTAGGATATCACCCACAAGTTATATTATCAGGGAGGAGAGTGAATGATAATATGGGAATGTTTGTAGCAAATAAAGTGGTAAAGTTATTAATACAAAATGGTCACACAATTAAAGGTTCAAAATCTTTAATATTAGGAATAACGTTTAAAGAAAATTGTCCTGATATTCGAAATACTAAAGTAGTAGATATTTATAGTGAGTTAACACAGTTTGGTGTTGATGTAGATATTTATGATCCTTGGGCTAATAAAGAGGAGGTAAAAGAAGAATATGGAATTGAATTAGTGAACTCAATAGGAGGAAAGCGTTATTCTTCTATAATAATAGCTGTATCTCATAAAGAATTTTTAGATTTAGACATAAATCTATTGAAAGAATCTAAAGGAGTAGTATTTGATACAAAGTCGTTTTTAGATCGAGATATAGTTGATGGAAGATTATAA
- the cysN gene encoding sulfate adenylyltransferase (May be the GTPase, regulating ATP sulfurylase activity; Belongs to the TRAFAC class translation factor GTPase superfamily. Classic translation factor GTPase family. CysN/NodQ subfamily; Contains 1 tr-type G (guanine nucleotide-binding) domain.; KEGG: bak:BAKON_426 sulfate adenylyltransferase subunit 1): MISQDKEILRFTTAGSVDDGKSTLIGRLLYDSKSIFEDQLNAMEDSSKKRGLEDMDLALLTDGLKDEREQGITIDVAYRYFSTPKRKFIIADTPGHIQYTRNMVTGASTANVALILIDARNGVIEQTKRHSYIASLLQIPHLVVCVNKMDLVDYSEEVFEDIVQQYENFSALLDVKDIRFIPISALKGDNVVESSEKTPWYKGKPLLETLETIYITGDQDFEDVRFPIQTVIRPKSDEFHDYRGYAGRVAGGVLKQGEEVMLLPSGFKSKIKSIDTFKGQVKEAFPPMSVSIQLEDDIDLGRGDMIVKEDSLPNSTQDLDVMLCWLNSESPSPRGKYYLKHTSNEVKAMIKEVTYKVDVNTLGKKEGEEEIKMNDIVRVKLRTTNPLYTDSYSRNRITGSLILVDVTTSETVAAGMII, translated from the coding sequence ATGATAAGTCAAGATAAAGAAATACTACGTTTTACTACAGCGGGAAGTGTAGATGATGGAAAGAGTACATTAATTGGACGTTTATTATACGATTCTAAATCTATATTTGAAGATCAGTTAAATGCCATGGAAGATTCTTCAAAAAAGCGTGGACTGGAAGATATGGATTTAGCCTTATTGACAGATGGTTTAAAAGATGAACGAGAGCAAGGAATTACAATTGATGTAGCATATCGATATTTTTCAACTCCAAAACGTAAGTTTATCATAGCAGATACTCCAGGTCACATACAATATACGCGTAATATGGTAACAGGAGCTTCAACAGCAAATGTTGCTTTAATATTAATTGATGCTAGAAATGGTGTTATTGAACAAACTAAGCGTCACTCTTATATTGCTTCATTATTACAAATACCTCATTTAGTAGTTTGTGTGAATAAGATGGATTTGGTAGATTATTCAGAAGAAGTCTTTGAGGATATTGTACAACAATATGAAAATTTTTCAGCTTTATTGGATGTTAAAGATATTCGTTTCATTCCTATTTCAGCTTTGAAAGGAGATAATGTAGTGGAATCATCTGAAAAAACTCCATGGTATAAAGGAAAACCGTTATTAGAAACATTAGAGACAATTTACATAACAGGGGATCAAGATTTTGAAGATGTACGTTTCCCAATTCAAACTGTAATACGTCCAAAATCAGATGAATTTCACGATTATAGAGGTTATGCAGGAAGAGTTGCAGGAGGTGTTTTAAAACAAGGAGAAGAAGTAATGTTACTTCCTTCAGGATTTAAATCAAAAATTAAATCAATTGATACATTCAAAGGTCAAGTAAAAGAAGCGTTTCCTCCTATGTCAGTATCGATACAATTAGAAGATGATATTGATTTAGGAAGAGGTGATATGATTGTTAAAGAAGATTCTTTACCTAATTCAACTCAAGATTTAGATGTTATGCTATGTTGGTTGAATAGTGAATCACCAAGCCCTAGAGGAAAATATTATTTAAAGCATACTTCAAATGAAGTAAAGGCGATGATAAAAGAAGTAACTTACAAAGTAGACGTTAATACTTTAGGGAAAAAAGAAGGAGAAGAAGAGATCAAAATGAATGATATTGTTCGTGTTAAATTAAGAACAACAAACCCATTATATACAGATTCTTATTCAAGAAATAGAATAACAGGAAGTTTAATTTTGGTAGATGTAACGACGAGCGAAACAGTTGCAGCTGGAATGATTATTTAA
- the cysD gene encoding sulfate adenylyltransferase (Belongs to the PAPS reductase family. CysD subfamily.; KEGG: buh:BUAMB_400 sulfate adenylyltransferase subunit 2), with protein MKYNLSYLEELESEAIFVLREVIAQFNNPAILFSGGKDSIVLTHLARKAFYPGKIPFPLFHVDTGHNFPETIAFRDQLVKKLGVQLVVGSVQKSIDEKRVKEETGINASRNALQTTTLLDAIEENGFDCCMGGGRRDEEKARAKERFFSHRDDFGQWDPKNQRPELWNLFNGRLNFGEHFRVFPISNWTEMDIWNYIMHEKIEIPSLYFAHEREVVYRNGTWIPNSEFLNLREGEEIVTKKIRFRTLGDITITGGDESDADTLEKIVEEVSIARQTERGNRADDKRSETAMEDRKREGYF; from the coding sequence ATGAAATATAATCTTTCTTATTTAGAAGAGTTAGAATCAGAAGCAATTTTTGTATTGCGAGAGGTGATAGCTCAATTTAATAATCCGGCAATTTTATTTTCAGGAGGAAAAGACTCTATTGTTTTAACACATTTAGCTAGAAAAGCATTTTACCCTGGAAAGATCCCATTCCCATTATTTCACGTAGATACAGGACATAATTTTCCTGAAACCATAGCTTTTAGAGATCAGTTGGTGAAAAAGTTGGGTGTTCAGTTGGTAGTAGGTTCTGTTCAGAAGTCGATTGATGAAAAACGTGTGAAAGAAGAAACCGGTATTAATGCAAGTCGTAATGCCTTGCAGACCACTACATTGTTAGATGCTATAGAGGAGAATGGGTTTGATTGTTGTATGGGAGGAGGAAGAAGAGATGAAGAAAAAGCAAGAGCTAAAGAACGCTTTTTTTCCCATCGAGATGATTTTGGACAGTGGGATCCTAAAAACCAACGTCCAGAATTATGGAATTTATTTAATGGACGATTAAACTTTGGAGAACATTTCCGAGTATTTCCAATATCAAATTGGACAGAAATGGATATATGGAATTATATAATGCATGAAAAGATTGAAATCCCATCATTATATTTTGCACATGAACGTGAAGTTGTTTATAGAAATGGTACTTGGATTCCCAATTCTGAATTTTTAAACTTACGAGAAGGAGAAGAGATTGTAACAAAAAAAATACGATTTAGAACATTAGGTGATATAACCATAACAGGAGGTGATGAGTCAGATGCCGATACATTAGAAAAAATAGTTGAAGAAGTATCTATAGCACGTCAAACAGAGCGTGGAAACAGAGCTGATGATAAGCGAAGTGAAACAGCAATGGAAGATCGTAAAAGAGAAGGGTATTTTTAG
- the tsaC|rimN|SUA5 gene encoding L-threonylcarbamoyladenylate synthase (Belongs to the SUA5 family; Contains 1 YrdC-like domain.; KEGG: cbo:CBO0142 L-threonylcarbamoyladenylate synthase) encodes MAKLIKLYENNPDEKKIDQIVEILKKGGIIIYPTDTVYGIGCDITHTKAMEKVALIKGIKLSKANFSFICNDLSHISDFTKPIPTATYKILKRCLPGAFTFILEANNRLPKAFKGKKTIGIRVPDNTIPRIIVEKLGNPILTTSVLDHDEILEYTTDPELILERHDKIVDLVIDGGYGNNVASTIVDLSQNSIEIIREGKGDINLLY; translated from the coding sequence ATGGCAAAGTTAATCAAATTATATGAAAATAATCCAGATGAAAAAAAAATTGATCAGATTGTAGAAATACTCAAAAAAGGAGGTATTATTATCTATCCTACTGATACAGTTTATGGAATTGGTTGTGACATTACCCATACAAAAGCAATGGAAAAAGTAGCTTTAATTAAAGGTATTAAATTATCTAAAGCGAATTTTTCTTTTATCTGTAATGATTTGAGTCATATTTCTGATTTCACAAAACCCATACCTACAGCCACTTATAAAATTTTGAAACGATGCCTCCCAGGAGCCTTCACTTTTATTCTAGAAGCTAACAATCGACTTCCTAAAGCTTTTAAAGGGAAAAAAACGATTGGAATCCGTGTTCCTGACAATACTATCCCGAGAATTATTGTAGAAAAGCTAGGCAATCCTATTTTAACTACTTCCGTATTAGATCATGATGAAATTTTAGAATACACAACAGATCCTGAACTCATTCTTGAACGTCATGATAAAATTGTAGATCTTGTAATAGACGGAGGTTATGGAAATAATGTAGCTTCTACCATTGTTGATTTATCTCAAAATTCAATCGAAATTATTCGAGAAGGAAAAGGTGATATAAATTTATTATATTAG
- a CDS encoding chitinase (Carbohydrate-binding lectin with a preference for chitin. Has no chitinase activity. May play a role in tissue remodeling and in the capacity of cells to respond to and cope with changes in their environment. Plays a role in T-helper cell type 2 (Th2) inflammatory response and IL-13-induced inflammation, regulating allergen sensitization, inflammatory cell apoptosis, dendritic cell accumulation and M2 macrophage differentiation. Facilitates invasion of pathogenic enteric bacteria into colonic mucosa and lymphoid organs. Mediates activation of AKT1 signaling pathway and subsequent IL8 production in colonic epithelial cells. Regulates antibacterial responses in lung by contributing to macrophage bacterial killing, controlling bacterial dissemination and augmenting host tolerance. Also regulates hyperoxia-induced injury, inflammation and epithelial apoptosis in lung; Belongs to the glycosyl hydrolase 18 family.; KEGG: cpi:Cpin_2184 chitinase) — translation MRKINLLMIFALCCSSLLFSQATEYQHKKDHHQKEVIGYFTNWDAWKAANHGVTKGFYNQLNIDYSQYTILNWSFLGVAKDGSLHSGDLRNKNIYQEGTVQDPGPMFYDDIYSSWDYWLLYGDLQIFQYLPDDLDKKNTHESYWAYEQYGYKGNGSGWINTKTGESGSFPLPLPKPGSNKGLLDLAHANNVKVMVSIGGWSMSKHFPDVAADPAKRARFVEDCSKLINMGFDGIDIDWEFPGVSGMNFQGTSHDYTNFAILMEEIRAAIGPDKLLTAAFGQTPNKLSGFDWNRLDQSMDYFNMMTYDFHGGWSNIAGHNAPLYSYDGEEYGPMSVDDTFQYLVSIGVNPQKINLGVGFYGRGVITNGNAALNAPTVKVNKTIQPDGPISTAGDYTNWGAFDATPMYNYIQQNKEGWTYNWDDQAKVPYLTKGNYFLSFDDQRSIEEKAKYVNAKNAGGVIIWQVFGDQKPGTITETIASKLPYAPSTEAPLVNTLNRVFAENGTPDNIPPTITLVKPESNTLFSQETLDTIAIEVTISDTDGLISSTEFTINSEIVSFSQSQNSFTLNYLPQSFGDYSLNITATDNDGATSSLSSTFKIEEKSIINNAPEFTGIQNIQITVGDSFNALDNITAQDIEDGDLTSSITIEGTVDTNTVGSYTLTYSVQDTQGLTTQAERVITVQSSTNGNNGLNDLISETMWAELFPNRYGQSTHITQSDTTDFYSYANFVEAVQRMQNIQITFERKCATNAYKITRKDKTTGATVVIREDDNFSSSSATIITQVVDYGSFLSEGNLETKKRELMAFLANISQETTGGWDTAPGGKYAWGLYFREEQGYAGSSSIGYVDSGSTLYPPTAGKSYHGRGPIQLSWNYNYGQVSQFLYGDKQILLDNPEKVIEDGALAFQTAIWFWMTPQYPKPSAHDSMVGNWQPTAQQRDAGLIPGFGSTVNIINGGIECNSGTENTKVLGRIGHYERYTTLAGIGMALDGTDNVVELGCANMPAFQIDYQECGSTPELAALDFINPKNGDFITLASGENVNIELNITDPNQSVSNIQITVDNQTFNGTTATWTPNGFGAYTLTATAKDGNTNLEKSITITLIDSDVATGCEGIASWSAQAYATPNTEVYYNGAIYKNKWYAEATDQPGSSDVWAFVDYCGEGPDLSTTCGYEEWNTNKVYATGGLQVYYQGNIYQSNWWTKGNIPSSTNEWSLVSSCPNTSARIATTEIFELPTFKVYPNPTSDILYIQTDKSVVKGMIYSLTGRPIQTFNSKQIQVHSLSSGTYLLKVIFSDGSSQSTKFSKK, via the coding sequence ATGAGAAAAATTAATCTACTAATGATCTTTGCACTTTGTTGTAGTTCTTTGCTTTTTTCACAAGCTACTGAATACCAGCACAAAAAAGATCATCATCAAAAAGAAGTAATTGGTTATTTTACCAATTGGGATGCCTGGAAAGCAGCCAATCATGGTGTGACCAAAGGATTTTACAATCAATTAAATATTGATTATTCTCAGTACACTATTTTAAACTGGTCCTTTTTAGGTGTTGCCAAGGATGGTTCTTTACATAGTGGTGATTTACGTAATAAAAATATCTATCAAGAAGGTACAGTTCAAGATCCTGGCCCAATGTTTTATGATGACATTTACTCTAGTTGGGATTATTGGTTACTTTATGGAGATTTACAAATCTTTCAATATTTACCTGATGACTTAGACAAAAAAAATACTCATGAATCTTATTGGGCTTATGAGCAATATGGTTACAAAGGTAATGGTAGTGGATGGATTAATACCAAAACAGGGGAATCAGGTAGTTTCCCTCTCCCTTTACCTAAACCTGGTTCTAACAAAGGACTTTTAGATTTAGCTCACGCAAACAATGTAAAAGTTATGGTATCTATTGGAGGATGGAGTATGTCTAAACATTTTCCTGATGTAGCAGCTGATCCAGCTAAAAGAGCTCGTTTTGTGGAAGATTGTTCTAAACTTATTAATATGGGATTTGATGGAATTGATATTGATTGGGAATTTCCAGGAGTTTCAGGAATGAATTTTCAAGGAACTAGTCATGATTACACTAATTTTGCCATCTTAATGGAAGAAATAAGAGCTGCTATTGGACCTGACAAACTACTAACAGCAGCTTTTGGGCAAACACCTAATAAATTATCAGGTTTTGACTGGAATCGATTAGATCAATCCATGGATTACTTTAATATGATGACTTATGACTTCCACGGAGGATGGTCAAATATAGCAGGACATAATGCTCCTTTATATTCTTATGATGGCGAAGAATATGGTCCCATGTCTGTTGATGATACTTTTCAATACTTGGTAAGTATTGGAGTAAACCCTCAAAAAATAAATCTTGGAGTTGGTTTTTACGGTCGTGGAGTCATTACAAATGGTAATGCAGCCTTAAATGCTCCAACTGTTAAAGTTAATAAAACCATTCAACCTGATGGCCCTATTTCTACTGCTGGAGATTACACCAATTGGGGTGCTTTTGATGCTACGCCTATGTATAACTATATTCAACAAAATAAAGAAGGATGGACTTACAACTGGGATGACCAAGCTAAAGTACCTTATTTAACAAAAGGTAACTATTTTCTTAGTTTTGACGATCAACGTTCCATCGAAGAAAAAGCAAAGTATGTAAATGCTAAAAACGCAGGTGGGGTTATCATATGGCAAGTTTTTGGAGATCAAAAACCAGGTACTATTACAGAAACTATTGCAAGTAAATTACCTTACGCTCCTTCAACTGAAGCGCCGTTAGTTAATACATTAAATCGTGTTTTTGCAGAAAACGGAACACCTGATAACATCCCTCCAACAATTACACTTGTAAAACCCGAAAGTAATACCTTATTTTCTCAAGAAACTTTAGATACTATTGCTATTGAAGTTACCATTTCAGATACAGATGGTCTAATAAGTTCTACTGAATTTACAATCAATTCTGAAATCGTTTCATTTTCACAATCACAAAATTCATTTACTTTAAATTATTTACCTCAAAGCTTTGGAGACTATTCTTTAAATATTACAGCTACTGACAATGATGGTGCAACCTCATCTTTATCTAGTACCTTTAAAATTGAAGAAAAAAGCATTATCAATAATGCTCCAGAATTCACTGGAATTCAAAACATACAAATCACGGTTGGAGATTCTTTTAATGCTCTAGATAATATAACAGCTCAAGATATCGAAGATGGTGATTTAACATCTTCAATCACAATAGAAGGTACTGTAGATACTAATACAGTAGGCTCTTATACACTAACCTACTCTGTTCAAGACACTCAAGGTTTAACTACACAAGCAGAAAGAGTTATAACAGTTCAATCTTCTACAAATGGAAATAATGGACTTAATGATTTAATTTCAGAAACAATGTGGGCTGAACTATTTCCTAATCGTTATGGACAAAGTACTCACATAACACAATCAGACACAACCGATTTTTATAGTTACGCTAATTTTGTTGAGGCAGTTCAACGAATGCAAAATATTCAAATAACATTTGAGCGAAAATGTGCTACAAACGCCTATAAAATCACACGAAAAGACAAAACAACAGGAGCTACAGTAGTCATTAGAGAAGACGATAATTTTTCTTCTAGCTCTGCTACTATCATAACACAAGTAGTCGATTATGGTTCTTTCCTTTCAGAAGGAAATTTAGAAACTAAAAAACGAGAATTAATGGCTTTCTTAGCTAATATTTCTCAAGAAACAACAGGCGGTTGGGATACAGCTCCAGGAGGGAAATACGCTTGGGGGTTATATTTTAGAGAAGAACAAGGTTATGCAGGTTCTTCATCAATAGGTTATGTAGATTCTGGTAGTACTTTATATCCTCCAACAGCTGGAAAATCATATCATGGAAGAGGACCAATACAATTAAGTTGGAATTATAATTATGGACAAGTAAGTCAATTTTTATATGGTGACAAACAAATTTTATTAGACAATCCTGAAAAAGTGATTGAAGATGGCGCTTTAGCCTTTCAGACTGCCATTTGGTTTTGGATGACACCGCAATATCCTAAACCTTCAGCTCATGATTCTATGGTAGGTAATTGGCAACCTACAGCTCAACAAAGAGATGCTGGATTAATCCCTGGATTTGGCTCTACAGTCAATATTATTAACGGTGGTATTGAGTGTAACAGTGGAACTGAAAACACAAAAGTTTTAGGAAGAATTGGTCACTATGAACGCTATACAACCCTTGCAGGAATTGGAATGGCTTTAGACGGAACAGATAATGTAGTAGAACTAGGATGTGCCAATATGCCTGCTTTCCAAATTGATTATCAAGAATGTGGAAGCACGCCTGAACTTGCTGCATTAGATTTTATCAACCCTAAAAATGGAGATTTTATTACACTAGCAAGTGGTGAGAATGTAAATATTGAATTAAATATTACAGATCCAAACCAATCTGTTTCCAATATTCAAATTACAGTTGATAATCAAACTTTTAATGGAACAACAGCTACTTGGACTCCAAATGGTTTTGGAGCATATACCCTAACAGCTACTGCTAAAGATGGTAATACAAATTTAGAAAAAAGTATTACCATAACTCTTATTGATTCTGATGTAGCTACAGGTTGTGAAGGAATTGCTTCTTGGAGTGCCCAAGCGTATGCTACTCCTAACACAGAAGTATATTACAACGGTGCTATCTATAAAAACAAATGGTATGCTGAAGCTACAGACCAACCAGGCTCTTCAGATGTTTGGGCGTTTGTAGATTATTGTGGTGAAGGTCCTGATCTAAGTACTACTTGTGGTTATGAAGAATGGAATACTAATAAAGTATATGCAACCGGTGGTTTACAAGTGTATTATCAAGGAAATATTTACCAAAGTAATTGGTGGACGAAAGGAAACATTCCTTCATCAACAAACGAATGGTCTTTAGTATCTTCTTGTCCTAACACTTCTGCTAGAATTGCCACAACAGAAATTTTTGAACTTCCTACTTTTAAAGTATATCCTAATCCTACTTCTGATATATTGTATATTCAAACCGATAAATCAGTTGTTAAAGGAATGATATACTCTTTAACAGGTCGCCCTATTCAAACATTCAATTCTAAACAGATTCAAGTTCATAGCTTATCAAGTGGAACTTATCTCTTAAAAGTCATTTTCTCAGATGGATCTAGTCAAAGTACTAAATTCTCTAAGAAATAA